In the Hydractinia symbiolongicarpus strain clone_291-10 chromosome 13, HSymV2.1, whole genome shotgun sequence genome, CTTGTTCTCAAATGTTTGGAAATGtggaattaaaaaaaggagaaaatgGTCCAAATTTGATCTAATAAGGAAAAAATGTGGGGATCTGATAGGTCTCTCCGAAAATCAAAATGGCAATGTTTTTGTATGACCTTGTTTTTAGTTTGTGTACATaaaacttgatttttttgttttgtttagatTACCAGCATCCATCATTTCTATTCATACTAAAATTTGCGCTAAGAGAGCACCAACCGCCACAAGAGACACGACGAAAAACGCCCAAACAAACGCcacacaaaataaacaaaaccgaAACAGTCTGTGTTGGGATATGGGGATTACTTCCGACGAAGAAAACGCTAAGTCAACAAGCAAATGTAGCTTCAATCAAGAGAAAACCTTGAAAAGTAGTGCTCCAATAACAAGCTCGTTACAATCACAATGGTTATCCGCGTCATCTAACACCTGTGCGAGAAAAGAATGGGTTAATCGTGAAACGGATTTGCTGCCTATTCAGTTATCTGACGAAGAAGATCCGATACCCTATACAATAAAGACGCCTGCAAAACGCAGCTCCTCATCTTCTACTTTAAACTCTCCAAATTCTATTACCGATAGTGCAATGCAACACTTACTTCATACCCCAACAGCTGAGAATATTTCTATACCATCCAGACGTTGTTCATATTCGGCCCGTGGCAAAAGAAAAGCAAGCGGTTCTTTTGCAGACAGAAGAAGACTATCGTCTGTTGACAATGCCTTGGAAATCGTTTCTTTGGTGGACTCTCCACCTGGCGGAGGGATTGTAAATAATAAGGTCAGTCGCACTAAAAAatcaaactatatttcattagaTAACGAACAGTCAACCGTGCAAAGTCGGACAAACACactacaaaaaacaaatgttaataAAGTCAAGAAATCAGAGGTGGAATTAAACCATGgattaaacaaattaaaaaattgcaaaaaagtagaaaatactTCAGACATGGAAAATATCGACTGGAGTGCACCTAAAAGCGGAATAACTATGAAAAGTTTGTCAGCAATTAAAACTAAAGAACAAAATGATACTACAGTTACTCAAGAATGTCCTATATGCCTCATGCAGATTGAAAAATATCGCATAGGTATACACGCATCAGTATGCGATGGTACCGCGTTGGACCCCATACCACACACGAATTACACTGAAGAAAACTCTTATGATAATGTCAGGTTAGTTGAATGTCCACTGTGCTCAAAAATGCTCGATGAGGATATTATTCAAGTCCACGTTAACCATTGTTTAGACTCATCGTTTTAGTAACTTGTTTTTTATGGTAGAAATGCTGATGTTCGTCGCATAAGTATTTTATATTAACTATGAAATCATGTGGACAGAAAGCGAAAAATCGAACGTTATATATATTAGGAACAGAAGGTCTTTTCAGTACATTTGTTATGACTGCAAGATGTTTTAATGTTAATGCTGGAAATTCTCGCAGGAAGGAAATTTCtctgttagaaaaaaaaacatggctGCTGCGATTTTATGGAATAAAAAAGTGTAACTTACAAAACTTTGGAAACCTGGTTTATATTTTGCAAACAAATTATTTCGTAATTACAAGAAAGATCTGACATTAATTTAGGTACACGCTCTTTCCATTCATGCCTCATCTCATCCTAAGTTTTTCGTTTTACTTCAATTTTATgttcatttaatttttatttttattttatatgtaCAGAAATTAGTATCAAAGTGTGAATAAATATTGAGTGTGACAGATGATGTTGTTTTCTTAATCTATCTTTCTTTTATCGTTGAAAATTTCACTCTGTGTAAAAAATTAGGCATTATCGGACAAAAATATGGGACAAGTTTCACGAAACGGTTACAGTGAAAAGTTATTCTTCTAACCTCGAAAAAATTCCAttacttttttgaattttccgtttttaaaaatcgtttgtcAATTTTCTATGGCAAAAGTCAAAAAACGCTTAAAACAACTTTGGTATTTCAATACAAAATACATCGGACAAAAATTTTGCCAATCCTGAAAAATATCGTCACATTTGTCTGACATTTTTTGGTCTGTACATGTCAAACATAGATAAATTACAAGAGGTAAATTGAGAGTACTTTGGGAAAAAGTGTGTGTGCGGAAAAAGGTTAATCGTGAAGTGCAAAAGTTTTCCCGCGAAATGTGGCAATTACAAATAGTCTCCAATAGTTTTCTTATTTGGAAATAAATAGATGAAAAGTATTCAACATATTTCTATAGCCGCGaaaaaattttccgcaaaatgtTTTGGACAAAAATACAATGCataattttcttttgaaaacaCATTGTAATGAGAGCCAGCGTTGTTAGTGTTGCTACTCTTCCATCCCCAATGGTTCGTAGATCTTGTCTAGGCCGTCGCCATAGTAAAACTTATTCGAAATATGGCGTGTTTTAGCCAAGTTCATAAAGTCCTTCATAACGTTGAAAATTCGACTTAAATTCTCTACCACCTTTTCCGCGTCCTTCTGCTTTATTTCCACTTTGTTTAATTGATCAAATTTCTCCGATAGAAGAGTCTTTTGATCACCATAGTGTTCTTGCGTTTTCTTTTACTCCTAGCGACCCTGTATTTTCGCAGTTCAgttgcatttttttaactttcccaacaacttaataaaaatttaagaaatcctTAATGTGATGGACACTAAGCATGTTAAATGCCGACGTTTGAACAATGGGAGATGTGGTCGTAAGCGCTTTATGCAAAGGAGCCTCAGAAGGTCTCTACAGCCAtttaattcaactttttttatttgccAGCCTGTTACTTAACACGTCAGTATTCGCTAATGCCGTGTACCGACATGAATTAGAAACGACGCTATTGTCACTGGACAGCTAATAATTTATCGGTAAAAAATTCCGCTCTAAACAATCAAATTGAGAAAAAGAAATTACTTTATTCTGTTGTGGTATAACCAATGGTATGACAcgattcttttgttttaaaatttttcgacCGTGTAATTATGTATTATATGGAGATTTTAGTAATGTAAATCGATTTTACTtgtacaagtttttttttaaaagatgttaCTCCGCGTAAGTTGTTCATATTTTTACATGGTAAATCTACAGTACATTAAGAATATtcgcattttgtttttatttttgacaaattttaaactcgtggttttatttaaatattgtgTTTATTTACAGCAGTAATGATAGTTATAAACTAAAAAACATTTGCTtcaaattttgttattgttgagTTATCTTCAATGTTTAAATTGTTGACGAATTTCAAATCCGCTAGGTTACGCATGACATATTTCAACAACGTTCTACAAAGCAGCACTTCACATTTGTTTTTGTAAGTAGAATGGAGTTCACCACATATCGTGTTTTTTCACAAAGTAGTAAATATGTTTGTTGTTTCACTTTTCGTATTTTAGTCACGATGTGAGTTTTTATTACTTGGTCATTGTTAAAGTAATTTATTGACCAAGCCAGTGTTCTAACGCGTTTTCGAAGAATAAGTAGTTGGTTTAGTAGTAGATGGTGGATGGTTTAGTAGTAGAGCATTGCATTTGTGATCATAAAGTTGCAGGCTTAAGTACTTTGCACTTTAAttgtagtgttgtcagcccgTTTTGAATCCTGTACCGCCCGCTAACTATTTTGCGGGCAGGTTAAGAATGCTATTGTAACTTACTTTATCGTAAGGACGCTTCAATTTGGTTTTTTCTAGTGAGGTTACTTGTGGAAACAGACTTCTGCAAGATATCGTAACATTAAAATATGGTGGTTTCTAATAACAGGGGCCCTATCATTGTTGAAACCAAACCAGATAGCTATGTTGATGTTTAACCTAGGCAGAAAACATTAACTATATATACCTTTTTATTTACCttttgatttatatatataaccATTTGATTTTTTGTACTTCGTCCCAAACAAATTGTTTGgtaattgtttaatttttggcaattttgggGCGATTGTTTATTTTGGCACACGTTATTTCGCACACGTGTTTTTTTAATCCGAGTACCGGTCGCGGCCTTTTTTCACTGGAATAAGTTGAAGTTTTAACGAGAGGTTATGGAGTGAGCTGTTACGGTTAAATTCGTCACCTATGTTTTCCATTttacaataacttttcataataTGCTGTACTAATCAATCACCTTCATTCCTGACTTTATAATCTTCTATAAATATGTCATGTATTTACATGTATAAAAAAGAAAGCGATTTTGTTTTCTTGCTCTTTGTAACAAAATCATAAAGATATGGAAACAAGGTTGTTATCCaatatgttttctttaaaaactatAGTAAAATTATGAAGGTGATTATCGATACAGATCCTGGCATAGATGATGCTGTTGCCATAGGGATGGTGATTTCCCGGAAGGATATCGAAGTTGTAGGCATCACAACAGTCAATGGAAATGTCGATGTGGAAAAATCAACTATTAACACGTTGAAGATTTTAGAAGCTTTCGATCGAAAGGATATACCAGTTTTTAAAGGGGCGTATTCCCCATTGGTTGGTAAGTTtgtggtttaatttttttatttcatgtttttgtttagCTTTGATAACCCTGGCTTTGATATACTGCTACTGATATACTTTGATATACTGGTAGCCGATCGCCACTTTGTGCTACGGATGCACGAAATATCGATGCGGAAAATAAGTCTGAAGGGCGGTaaatccgtggatttttcctcgGGCTGAGAACTAGTTTGTTATATTATACGTAAGATGAGCGATTTTAGCACTCGTTTATTAATCGAGAAATGACCGTTTTGTTGTTAAAGAATTATGATACAGTCGAAAACCTGAAGAGGTTGAAATAGTTTCATAGACTATTTTTTCATGAGAGTATGCAGCCCTGGAATCCAAAACCTTAAGTAAAAGAATTTTTATGCTGGCCAATGAATTTTTATGCTGGCCAATGAATTTTTATGCTAGCCAATGAATTTTTATGCTGGCCAATGAATTTTTATGCTGGCCAATGAATTTTTATGCTCGCCAATGAATTGTTATGCTGGCCAATGAATTTTTATGCTAGCCAATGAATTTTTATGCTGGCCAATGAATTTTTATGCTCGCCAATGAATTTTTATGCTGGCTAATGTATTTTTATGCTCGCCAATGAATTTTTATGCTGGCCAATGAATTTTTATGCTAGCCAATGAATTTTTATGCTCGCCAATGAATTTTTATGCTGGCCAATGAATTTTTATGCTAGCCAATGAATTTTTATGCTGGCCAATGAATTTTTATGCTCGCCAATGAATTTTTATGCTGGCTAATGTATTTTTATGCTGGTCAATGAATTTTTATGCTGGCCAATGAATTTTTATGCTGGCCAATGAATTTTTATGCTGGCCAATGAATTTTTATGCTGGCTAATGTATTTTTATGCTGGCCAATGGATTTGCTGCTCAATAGTAATTTTGGGATCCGCAAAATGTTTAATGCATGACTTAGTTTTTGTCAAgaatttttgcagaaaaaaaaaatttcgcgatttgAGAAAAAACCCAGCGAAACCGCGAAGCTTTCTTCCATCGAATATTTCTGACAAAAGTTGGATGACGACAAGAGACATTAAGAAAGGTAAGACCGGAActctttcaaaataaaaaatctcgAAAAGTGAGAGTTCATTTCATACTGTACATGCTCTATTTGGAAAACTCAGAAAAGTTTTTTCTGTTTATAAGATTTAAACGATATTTCTTTCTATTGCAGTTTTATGACGTTCGAAAGCAATTTTTTgtacattctgtattattgtaCACAATTCTTAGTAACCTGAACCCCATATAAATACAAAATTGAGCTAGTATTTCAATGTGGTTGGACGGAGGCAGGAAATTGTAATTCGACATATTTTTAGCTTGCTCACACGATGGAACATATTGGCACGGTGACGACGGGTTGGGAAACGTCAAATGCTCCACTCCAAATGCGACACCACTACAAGAAGAAAATGCTTCGATTGCAATGAACCGTCTAGCCCATCAACATAAAGGAGAAATCACCTTAATTGCGTTAGGTCCACTAACTAATTTAGCTCTAGCGTTGAGGTGAGATGTTGTTGTGAATATTCTGTCTTG is a window encoding:
- the LOC130623513 gene encoding uncharacterized protein LOC130623513, whose translation is MAVRIIDVIRCSSEDPYNPASNLLRKSADSKKWLCAKTNKSDRVEIEFQLEKAVCISFIDLGNYGSHSANILVSHSMRCQEEFVTLIPMFNFMSVQESKQGINKMKVMMFKKINMMADVKERTWDRVKIVCRQPYAIGKQFGLSFLCIKSNEVSPQSEKQEVNNNQNRLNSFFGLFEESPKAFQLPRSSPAQKNRLGSSTKSNLLKHSPVNGENGVIASKKSKPKMISPAAKAQFAEEVDCFLDDIKFDEILNRSELKVSDLRERIENQRGAPLSKHQKRMFMEMITEKLKNNKHLLTKMSKESKSKDSIKSTPPLSDDDIDDVECSTCRIKLPASIISIHTKICAKRAPTATRDTTKNAQTNATQNKQNRNSLCWDMGITSDEENAKSTSKCSFNQEKTLKSSAPITSSLQSQWLSASSNTCARKEWVNRETDLLPIQLSDEEDPIPYTIKTPAKRSSSSSTLNSPNSITDSAMQHLLHTPTAENISIPSRRCSYSARGKRKASGSFADRRRLSSVDNALEIVSLVDSPPGGGIVNNKVSRTKKSNYISLDNEQSTVQSRTNTLQKTNVNKVKKSEVELNHGLNKLKNCKKVENTSDMENIDWSAPKSGITMKSLSAIKTKEQNDTTVTQECPICLMQIEKYRIGIHASVCDGTALDPIPHTNYTEENSYDNVRLVECPLCSKMLDEDIIQVHVNHCLDSSF